The following are encoded together in the Hemicordylus capensis ecotype Gifberg chromosome 4, rHemCap1.1.pri, whole genome shotgun sequence genome:
- the R3HDML gene encoding peptidase inhibitor R3HDML isoform X1, with protein MTLLHMHIYFTGLVFWMIQKSSSFVPPNTTEVLYPSNGPERGLTSSLGVSRTRRKRYISPRDVSALLDYHNQVRAQVSPPAANMEYMMWDERLARSAEAWAKQCIWEHGPPHLMKFMGQNLAIHSGRYHSVVDLMKSWYYEKQHYSFPYPHECKPSCPSKCSGSVCSHYTQMVWASSNRIGCAVHTCTNMNVWGSTWRRAVYLVCNYAIKGNWIGEAPYKMGRPCSACPPSYGSTCSNNMCYSGLKSNKVSWF; from the exons atgactctcTTGCACATGCACATATATTTTACTGGCTTGGTCTTCTGGATGATACAGAAATCCAGCTCCTTTGTGCCACCCAATACTACTGAAGTCCTTTACCCATCCAACGGCCCTGAGAGAGGCCTCACGTCTAGTCTTGGAGTATCAAGGACTCGCAGGAAGCGCTATATTTCTCCCAGGGATGTGAGTGCGCTTTTGGATTACCACAACCAAGTGCGGGCACAAGTGTCTCCACCAGCTGCCAACATGGAGTATATG ATGTGGGATGAGAGGCTAGCCAGATCTGCAGAAGCCTGGGCAAAACAGTGCATATGGGAACATGGGCCTCCACACCTGATGAAATTCATGGGTCAAAATCTTGCCATTCACTCAGGCAG GTACCATTCAGTTGTGGACCTTATGAAATCTTGGTACTACGAGAAGCAGCATTACTCCTTCCCTTATCCCCACGAATGCAAGCCCAGCTGCCCTTCCAAATGCAGTGGTTCTGTCTGCAGCCATTATACCCAG ATGGTTTGGGCTTCTTCCAACAGAATTGGCTGTGCCGTCCATACATGCACCAACATGAACGTGTGGGGCAGCACATGGCGACGAGCAGTCTACTTAGTGTGCAACTATGCCATCAA AGGAAATTGGATAGGAGAAGCACCATACAAGATGGGGAGACCCtgctctgcctgcccacccagctatgGAAGTACCTGCAGCAATAACATGTGTTACTCCGGACTCAAATCCAATAAAGTGAGCTGGTTCTGA
- the R3HDML gene encoding peptidase inhibitor R3HDML isoform X2, with translation MTLLHMHIYFTGLVFWMIQKSSSFVPPNTTEVLYPSNGPERGLTSSLGVSRTRRKRYISPRDVSALLDYHNQVRAQVSPPAANMEYMMWDERLARSAEAWAKQCIWEHGPPHLMKFMGQNLAIHSGRYHSVVDLMKSWYYEKQHYSFPYPHECKPSCPSKCSGSVCSHYTQMVWASSNRIGCAVHTCTNMNVWGSTWRRAVYLVCNYAIKGNWIGEAPYKMGRPCSACPPSYGSTCSNNMCYSGLKSNKI, from the exons atgactctcTTGCACATGCACATATATTTTACTGGCTTGGTCTTCTGGATGATACAGAAATCCAGCTCCTTTGTGCCACCCAATACTACTGAAGTCCTTTACCCATCCAACGGCCCTGAGAGAGGCCTCACGTCTAGTCTTGGAGTATCAAGGACTCGCAGGAAGCGCTATATTTCTCCCAGGGATGTGAGTGCGCTTTTGGATTACCACAACCAAGTGCGGGCACAAGTGTCTCCACCAGCTGCCAACATGGAGTATATG ATGTGGGATGAGAGGCTAGCCAGATCTGCAGAAGCCTGGGCAAAACAGTGCATATGGGAACATGGGCCTCCACACCTGATGAAATTCATGGGTCAAAATCTTGCCATTCACTCAGGCAG GTACCATTCAGTTGTGGACCTTATGAAATCTTGGTACTACGAGAAGCAGCATTACTCCTTCCCTTATCCCCACGAATGCAAGCCCAGCTGCCCTTCCAAATGCAGTGGTTCTGTCTGCAGCCATTATACCCAG ATGGTTTGGGCTTCTTCCAACAGAATTGGCTGTGCCGTCCATACATGCACCAACATGAACGTGTGGGGCAGCACATGGCGACGAGCAGTCTACTTAGTGTGCAACTATGCCATCAA AGGAAATTGGATAGGAGAAGCACCATACAAGATGGGGAGACCCtgctctgcctgcccacccagctatgGAAGTACCTGCAGCAATAACATGTGTTACTCCGGACTCAAATCCAATAAA ATATAG